One part of the Phragmites australis chromosome 3, lpPhrAust1.1, whole genome shotgun sequence genome encodes these proteins:
- the LOC133912376 gene encoding galactinol synthase 2-like encodes MTAKAAAAAVKPATRAYVTFLAGDGDYWKGVVGLAKGLRKAGSAYPLVVAALPDVPESHRRILISQGCIVREIEPVYPPENQTQFAMAYYVINYSKLRIWEFVEYERMVYLDADIQVYENIDELFELEKGHFYAVMDCFCEKTWSHTPQYKIGYCQQCPDKVAWPTAELGPPPSLYFNAGMFVHEPSMATAKALLDILRVTPPTPFAEQDFLNKFFRDQYKPIPLVYNLVLAMLWRHPENVQLEKVKVVHYCAAGSKPWRYTGKEANMDREDIKMLVKKWWDIYNDETLNFTGLPVVPADADEIEAVAKKPLRAALAEAGTVKYVTAPSAA; translated from the exons ATGACCGCCaaggcggccgccgccgcggtgaAGCCCGCGACGAGAGCGTACGTGACGTTCCTGGCGGGCGACGGGGACTACTGGAAGGGCGTGGTGGGGCTGGCCAAGGGCCTGCGCAAGGCCGGCTCGGCCTACCCGCTGGTGGTGGCCGCGCTGCCCGACGTGCCGGAGTCCCACCGCCGCATTCTCATCTCCCAGGGCTGCATCGTCCGCGAGATCGAGCCGGTGTACCCTCCCGAGAACCAGACGCAGTTTGCCATGGCGTACTACGTCATCAACTACTCCAAGCTCCGCATCTGGGAG TTCGTGGAGTACGAGAGGATGGTGTACCTGGACGCGGACATCCAGGTGTACGAGAACATCGACGAGCTGTTCGAGCTGGAGAAGGGGCACTTCTACGCGGTGATGGACTGCTTCTGCGAGAAGACGTGGAGCCACACCCCGCAGTACAAGATCGGCTACTGTCAGCAGTGTCCCGACAAGGTGGCATGGCCCACCGCCGAGCTCGGCCCGCCGCCGTCTCTCTACTTCAACGCCGGCATGTTCGTGCACGAGCCCAGCATGGCCACTGCCAAGGCCCTGCTCGATATCCTCCGCGTGACTCCACCCACCCCCTTCGCAGAGCAG GATTTCCTGAACAAGTTCTTCAGGGACCAGTACAAGCCGATCCCGCTTGTGTACAACCTTGTTCTGGCCATGCTATGGAGGCATCCCGAGAACGTGCAGCTCGAGAAGGTCAAGGTTGTGCACTACTGCGCAGCG GGATCGAAGCCGTGGAGGTACACCGGCAAGGAGGCGAACATGGACAGGGAGGACATCAAGATGCTGGTCAAGAAGTGGTGGGACATCTACAACGACGAGACCCTCAACTTCACGGGCCTCCCCGTCGTGCCAGCCGACGCCGACGAGATCGAGGCGGTGGCCAAGAAGCCGCTACGCGCGGCGCTGGCGGAGGCCGGTACGGTCAAGTACGTCACCGCGCCCTCGGCCGCGTGA